Below is a genomic region from Thermoanaerobaculia bacterium.
ATGTGCCTCGACCGCTGCGGGGGGCCCCCCCCGGGGGGGTCTTGAAGAGAGAACCGTAGCCCTACAGCGGGCGCCCTCCGCCGGCACCGTCGGCCGCGCGGCGCGCTGCGTCGGAACTGCGCGGACGACGATAAGATTTCGGGCCGGAGGAAGGAAAAATGGAGCTATCGCCCGAACCGATCATGCAGATTTCCATCGGACCGTGGGCCTGTTCGATCCTGGCCGCGGCGGTGGAGCACCGCGCCTTCGCTCGCCTGGAAGAGGGCGCGATGTCCGCCGAGGAGCTCGCCGGAAGGGCGGGTCTCTCGGGGCGGGGCGCCCAGGCCCTGCTCGACGGACTGCTCGGCCTCGGGCTCGTCGAGAAGAAGGGCGGCGGATACGGGAACACGCCGCTCGCCTCGCAATTCCTCGTCGAAGGGAGGCCGGCGTTCATGGGCGCCTTCGCACGGGTGAACCTCGCCGAAGCGGCGCTCCGGACCCGCTTTCCGGAGGTCGTGCGAACGGGTACTCCCCCCGAGGGAACGGCCGACGAGGCCGAGAATCCGTTCTGGGAGCTGCTCGTCCCGGCGATCGCGGGGCTCACGGCGCCGGTCGCGCAGGCGGCCGCCGAAACGCTCGGCGTCGCGAAAGCGGGAGCGATCTCCGTGCTCGACGTCGGGGGCGGGTCCGGGATCTATGCCGTGATCTGGGGAAAGGCGAACCGGGAAGCCCGCTTCACCCAGCTCGACTGGGCCAACGTCAACCGGATCGCGCGGGACATCACGGGCAAGGCCGGCCTGGGAGAGCGGTTCGAGACGATCGACGGCGATTTCCACACGACCGACTTCGGAGCCGCCCGCTACGACTTCGGGATCTACTCGAACATCGCCCACCAGGAGCCGCCCCGCGACAACGTCGCGGTCTTCCGGAAGTTTCGAAAGGCGATCAAGCCCGGCGGCGCGCTGATCGTGGGCGACCTGGTGCTCTCCGACGACCGGACCGGCCATCCCTTCGCCCTGATGTTCAACTCGACGATGCTCCTGCGGACGAAGGAAGGCTCCGTGTGGACCCGGTCCGACTACGAGTCGTGGCTGAAGGAAGCCGGCTTCTCGTCGGTCTCGTTCCACCCGACTCCGACGCCGACGACGCTGGTGGTCGCGAGGTAGACGCGCCGCGCGGCGCGGCGCGGCGCAGTCATGAGTCGGCTAGTCGCGAGTCGGAGCGGCGGCGAGGCGGAGCGGCGGCGTATCCGCCGCCAGTCGCCGCTCATGGATGGGCCGTGATGGCGATGATGGTGATCTGCTGCCGGCCCGGCCCGTAACACCAAAAGAGTTGGATTCCGCCTCCTGAGTCTCAGTTGGGGGTCAGATCTACAACATAAACTACGCGGCCCTCGAGTGGGCGCCCGTCCGAGGGCGCCCGCCGCCTCATCCGACGTTCCGGAAGGTGAGCGTCGTCGTCGCCGCCGAGGGCTTCCCGTCCACCTCGACGTAGGGATACACGAAGTAGTTCAGCGGCTCCCCTTGCTGGCGCGGCGAGAGCACGATGTCGCGGCCAATCGAGAACTGCACGCGGTTGGCGTCGAGGTGGCCGAAGAAATAGTCGTGGAGGCCCGGGGCCTTCCAGGCCTCCGAGATGTCGACCGGAATCCATCCGCGGCCGTCCACGTGGAATTCGGCCCAGCAGTGGTAGCCGGGAATCTCCCC
It encodes:
- a CDS encoding methyltransferase, whose amino-acid sequence is MELSPEPIMQISIGPWACSILAAAVEHRAFARLEEGAMSAEELAGRAGLSGRGAQALLDGLLGLGLVEKKGGGYGNTPLASQFLVEGRPAFMGAFARVNLAEAALRTRFPEVVRTGTPPEGTADEAENPFWELLVPAIAGLTAPVAQAAAETLGVAKAGAISVLDVGGGSGIYAVIWGKANREARFTQLDWANVNRIARDITGKAGLGERFETIDGDFHTTDFGAARYDFGIYSNIAHQEPPRDNVAVFRKFRKAIKPGGALIVGDLVLSDDRTGHPFALMFNSTMLLRTKEGSVWTRSDYESWLKEAGFSSVSFHPTPTPTTLVVAR